In Limanda limanda chromosome 21, fLimLim1.1, whole genome shotgun sequence, a genomic segment contains:
- the LOC133027450 gene encoding transmembrane protein 238-like, translating into MKHRCVGRCALVFVFAVALDLVGVVVLLVGIFGNLHLDGRFYGDFLIYTGSVIIFLSLIWWVMWYSGNVQLHTEDLAGPLDISFTHWVRKLSERFSKGGLKPLEAGEKKQTPGNGKEMNGNVSRAAWEGGGSGEAVSCHDNRGFDAGTECASPAVKNVELGVLRSSDVRLQGAVDKAERLL; encoded by the coding sequence ATGAAGCACCGCTGCGTGGGGAGGTGCGCGCTGGTGTTCGTCTTCGCGGTGGCGCTGGACCTGGTCGGTGTGGTCGTGCTGCTGGTCGGGATCTTCGGCAACCTGCACCTGGACGGCCGCTTCTACGGGGATTTCCTCATCTACACGGGCTCGGTCATCATCTTCCTCAGCCTGATCTGGTGGGTGATGTGGTACTCGGGCAACGTGCAGCTGCACACGGAGGACCTGGCCGGGCCCCTGGACATCAGCTTCACGCACTGGGTCAGGAAGCTGTCCGAGCGGTTCTCCAAGGGCGGCCTGAAGCCCCTGGAAGCCGGGGAGAAGAAGCAGACCCCGGGCAACGGGAAGGAGATGAACGGCAACGTGTCTCGGGCGGCGTGGGAAGGGGGGGGCAGCGGGGAGGCCGTGTCCTGTCACGACAACAGAGGGTTCGACGCGGGGACTGAGTGCGCGTCCCCGGCGGTGAAGAACGTGGAGCTGGGGGTGCTGAGGAGCTCGGACGTGAGGCTGCAGGGAGCTGTGGACAAGGCGGAGAGGCTGCTCTGA